In Sulfuriferula thiophila, the genomic stretch GGCAGGATGGCAACTGACCAGGCGATAATGCCATGCTGGGTTGTGCCGGCATTGAAATGGTGGGCCAGATGCTGCAGCGGGCGCGTGAGTTTAGCTGACCATGGTTGTGCCAGTGGCCGGAAGTGTTCCAGTAAGAGAGCGGCTAGTATGGCAAAAAATGTCATCGCCTCAACCTGTATTAGTTAGGGGTATCCACTGTCAACACACCCATTTGATTAATGGTGGAACCAGCGGTGTAGATTTCTACCGATGGCATTTGTATATCTTTACCCTTGGGTTTCAGGTAATCATGCAGGCCTTGATAGGCCATGCCCGGAGCCAGTAACATACTGGCCTGTACCTCGGCGCGCAGTACCTGCCGGGCAGGCAGGTCATCGGTCTTGATCGGTTCCTTGACCTGGGCGGTGGGCGCTACCAGGTAACCGATGCGTGCGTGCTGGTCATGTTTTTTGGTGGTGCGCGGGTCGGCATAGAGGATGGTAATCGACTTGCCTGGTTCCACCTTCTGAGCGCGTAATGCGGCAAACACCTTTTGCTGGACATCGGACAGATTGCCGTAATCACCATAATATTCAGTATAGGCGTAGTGCAATGGCTCGCTTTGCACTTCTTGCACATTGGCGTGATTAAAACCACCCCACCACCAGAATGTCAGTAGTATGGGTAATACAAATGCAAAAACAAACGCCAGCCAGTTTTTCTTGATCAAGGTAAATTCCCGGTAAATAAGCAAATTAATACGGTGGGAAGATACCATACCAAGGTAAGGCTTGTCGCGGTTACAATGTCAAAACAAACAATAAACGGAGGTTGATGATGTTGGCAAAATTATTCGTAGTAATGTGTGTTTTCTGGTCTGGCTGGGTGCAGGCGGCTGAATATGCGGCCGTGAGTGTGCCTATGGTGCCGATTAAGGTGGGCAAGCATAGCTACTATGTGCAAGGCATGGCCGGTGCGGCTTCTTCGGAAAATCAGGGCTATATGTCGAACGCAGGATTCGTGGTGACCAAAGATTCGGTACTGGTATTCGATACGCTGGGTACGCCATCGCTGGCTGCCGAGCTGGTTAAACAGATACGCAAAATTACACCGTTACCTATCAAACGGGTGATCATCAGTCATTTTCATGCGGACCATTACTATGGCCTGCAGGTGTTCAAGGAACTGGGTGCCGAGTCCTGGGCGCATAAGAACGGCCAGGGTGCGGTGGATTCCGACGCTGCGGCAGAGCGTCTGGCGCAACGTCGCGAGACTTTGTTCCCATGGGTGGATGAAAATACCAGGCTGTTACCGGCTGACAAATGGCTGGATGGTGATACCGATTTTGAAATGGGCGGCCTGCATTTTCAGTTGCGTTTTGTTGGCCCTGCCCACTCAGCGGAAGATATGGCGATGCTGGTCAAGGAAGATGGCGTGCTTTATACCGGTGATCTGGTGTTCCGCGGGCGGGTACCGTTTGTCGGCGATGCTGACAGCAAAGCCTGGCTGGCAGATTTGCAAAAGCTGGTTGCGCTCAAGCCGCGGGTGATGGTGGCCGGGCATGGTGCAGCTTCGGTAAAACCCCAGGCGGATTTGAAATTTACCCGTGATTACCTGACGTTTTTGCGCAAAACCATGGGCCAGGCTGTGGCAGATCTGGTGCCGTTCGATGAGGCCTATGCGCATACCGACTGGAGCAAGTATGCCAAATTGCCGGCATTTGAACAGGCTAATCGTCCAAATGCCTACAACACCTATTTGTTGATGGAAAAAGAGTCACTCGCGCAATGAAACGTATTGGTTTGATTGTGCTGACGTGCCTGGCTTTACAGGGCTGGGCGGGTGAGCTGGAAGTGATACAGCTGCAAAACCGCAGTGTCGAGGAGGTATTGCCGGTCTTGCAGCCGTTGCTGGAACCGGGCGCGACGCTGACTGGTATGAACGATCAGCTGATATTGCGTGCCTCGGATCGCAATCGTGCCGAGATCAGGAAAGTGCTGGCCAGGATAGACACCGCGCCGCGCCAGCTGGTGATTTACGTACGCCAGAATATGGCGCAAGACAGCCTGCAGCGCGGTATTGGCGCAAGTGGCACGGTGGCGCTGGGTAACGGCGTGCAGATCAGTCAGCCCGGTAGTGCGTCGCGCCCGAAAGTGTCGCCATCCACCTCAGTGCATATCAATGTGGAAGATAGCCAGCGCCGTAGTCAGGATGCAGCAGATCAGATGGTGCGGGTGATGGATGGCGGCAGTGCCTATATCAGCGCCGGGGTGTCGGTGCCTATCCCGTTGCGCAGTGTGTATCTTAGTCCGACCGGCGCTGTGATTAGCGAATCGACGGTGTATCAGGATCTGGCCTCCGGGTTTTACGCGACGCCCCGGTTGATAGGCGGTCGTGTCAGTATTGACATCAGCCCGCAGCAGAATACGCCTATGCAGGGCATGTATGGCGCACAAGCAGTGCAGCGCCTGTACACCACCGTGCAAACCCGGCTCGGCGAGTGGGTGCAGATTGGCGGTGCGGATAGCACTGCAAGCGGGCAGAATCGCCAGTTATTCGGTGGTAATAATCAAACCAGTAGCACGCGACGCAGTATCTGGCTCAAGGTCGAGGCGGAGTAACCGCATCATCAAATGCGGCATCGATGGCTTCAATAATCTGATTTAATCGCAGAAAATCCTGTGCCGCACCTTCACCCGCCATAAAACGCCGCCGCAACGGCCCTAATGCATTGACCACCGCAGCTCGCTCTACCGCTGAATGGGGGCTGCTGAGTGCACACCAGTTGTAGATCATGCTGACGACTTCCGCTAAGAAATCATCTGCAGGGATGGGGGTTAGCTGAAACTGGGTACGATGTTGCAGCGCGTTAAGCAGTTCAATATAAGTCATATTGTTGTTTCTTTATCTGAATTCTGGTTACGTCATGCGCGTTAGTGTGAGGGCAGAGATTGCAGAAATGCGAAGTATTCAGCCGATGCCCAGTCGCGCCCCCCTAATGCCAGATAACGCAGATGTCCGGTGGGATCGACAATGAACGTGGAGGGTAATCCCCGTGGCTGCCAGCGTTCTGTCGTCAGGCCGTCTCTGTCCATCAGCGTGTTCAGTTCCGGTGCGACGGTAGGCATGAAGCTAAACACTTCATCATCACTTTCTGCTGTATTCACCAGTACCAAGGCAATGCGCGACCCTTTCAGCTTGTGTTGCAAGGCTTGCAATGTGGGCATCTCACGCCGGCAGGGGCCGCACCATGAAGCCCAGAAATGCACCAGTACCCATTTGCCTCGCAGTGCTTGCAGATTCGTACTCCGGCCATCCATGTTGGATAGCACCAAAGCAGGCGCGGCGCGGCCATCCAGCGTTACCAGTCCTGCGGGGCGTGCGCTGTCCTGAGCCCAGAGTGTCACCGGCAAGAGCCAGCTGATCAATAATAATGTCCAGTTCTGGTATGTTTTCATTTCTGTGCCTCCGGCAGGTCAGTGCATGTTAATGGGCTGCTTTGCAGTGTGACAGGGGTGCCTTGCTTATCTGTGCCTGTGGCAAAGCGCACCGTAACGGTGAAAGCTTCCCCCGGCGGTACCACGACGATATTGCCGCCAGCTGTTTCACCGGGGTAAAGGTCCCGGCTTTCCGGTAATTGTGTCCAGCCAAAGGTGGCGCGGCTCGCTAATGGTATGTGCAGCGCTTCCCAGCGTGCAGCCAATTCATCACGGCTAACGCGTGCTACCCTGGCACCATGCTCTGTTATCAGCTGCCAGTTTGATGGTTCCAGCCAGGCGATGTCCTGACGGTTATTCTGTATGCCAACGGTCAGCAGGCATCTGGATTCCAGTTCACGTATCGCTGCCTCTGGAAATCCCCGGCCAGTATAAAAAGCACGGATCTGATCCGGTGTACGCACTGAAATCGAGAAAGTGATGCCGTTGTTCTGATATGTGTTGCGCTCGGCGGCCCAGGCAGCCGGAACCGACAACAAGTTGCAACAGAGCGCCATGCCGGTAATCGCTGTGTAGCGCGGCCAGTGTTCGATTTTGCGGGAAAGGTGAGTATGTCGCAGGGTGGTCAGGTTCATAATCAATGGGGTCAGGCGCGTGATTGATTTATGTCATCCATACCGAAATGCTGATGACGAATTTGCCCATTATACAAATGAATCTGCGTAGTCCAACACTTCTCTACTGTGGCTGTTTGAATCCTGCCTGTGTGTATTGCTCAGGCTGCTTCAATGATGGAGGGCGTATTTATGGTTTTTTCGGGTGCATTGTAGAGGCGATAGTTGTTTCGGCCATTCATTTTTGCCAGGTACATTGCCTTATCCGCCTGGATCACCAGTGTGGCAGCATCATGGCCATGTTGCGGGTACAGGCTGATGCCGATACTGCAGCTAATCTGCCGGGGTTTCCCTTCCAGTTCAAACTCCCCGGAAATGTCGTGCAGAATTTTGGCTGCAACTTTCTCACAATCGCTTACGCTGCTGATATCCAGGATAATCAGTACAAATTCATCTCCCCCTAGCCGTGCTGCGGTATCACCTTCGCGGATACATTGTTTCAACTGGCTGGCGACTTGTTTGAGTATGGTGTCGCCCGCATGGTGGCCATATTCGTCGTTGATTGGTTTGAAATTGTCCAGATCGATAAACATCACCGCAAACATTTTTCCGTGACGATGGGCCTGGGCAATGCTTTGCGTTAACCTGTCGATCAGCAATAACCGGTTAGGTAGCTGGGTAAGCGCATCGTGCTCGGCCTGATAATGGAGTTGCTGTTCCTTCTTGCTGCGTTCGGTAATATCGATAATCTGCAGTATGAATAACGGATTACCGTCTTGTGTTATGTCGCTAATGTCTATGTCTACAGGAAAGCTTGAGCCATCTGCGCGTAGGCCTAGCGAGCAGTCTTGCGACTGTCTAACTAATTGCATGGCATGGCTGCCTGTCAGGCTGGAGGCGGAATAACCAAACATGCGTTCAACGGCTGGATTGCAGTTCAGGATCTCGCCTTGTGCATTAACGGTAATAATGCCGCTATCCAGACTGCCTAATACAGTTTTGAGCATGGTCTCGCTATTTCTCAGGTGTTTAAACGTTTCCAGAAAAACATAAGCCGCATAGCCTAGGGACAGACTATAGGCGGCGAGGCGCAATAAATGCCAAATCCACCACGTCGCATTCCATATGCTTGAGTAAGGGAAAGCCAGGCCGGCAATTCCGAACATAAAGCTCATTAATGTGAATAACAATGCTTCAGGTGTCCGGTTATCCTTGTAGTGACCGTAAAAGCGTCGCGCTGCGATTAGAAACATGCTCCCCCCGAGCACATTTACCAGCAAAATTTCAGGCGCAAACTGATCGTTCTTAAACGCGTTCGGTAAAAACCCGGTGAAACGGATCAGCAATAAGCCAGTTATGGCAGCAGTAGTGCCGGATATGATTGGCAGCACAAATTGCATATTTTTACCAAAGCGCAGTCTTGACAGATAAACACCCATAAACAGCAGTCCACCAAAAAGCATGGCAAAACCATGTAGCCAGATGAATGTGCTTCCGGGGGCGATTGCTGCATGGAACAGATCAAGCACCCCCATCGCAGAGAGCCCCATGGCAGTGGTAATGCGGTAATTAAACGTGTTGTTGCTATGTAATGCGGATAAAAGTGCAGCAAGCATCCAGGCAGCAAAGACCCCCGCGGTTTCGATAACGGCATGCAGAGGGATGTTTACCCAGCCCCGCTGATTTTGTCCAGAAACAAGCAGCACTGTGATGAAGAACAGTCCCAGCATGATTGCCAGTGTCCAGCATGCTATTTCAGAGCATTTGCGTTTCATGATGCATCCTTGGTGAAATGCCCATCCAGATTCGGCCCGCTAAATAGCGCTATCGCTGCATCATCAAGTTGATCTCAATGGCTAGCGTAGCGACTGCGATAGAAAGATAAGCGTCTGCCGTTTTAGCATTTACTGGAAGATTGTGCTTGCTAGTAATTCTGTGCCCGTTAAGGTTTAAGAAGCAAAAATACTGCCAAACGTAACATGAGCGTCTGTTTGAATTTATATTATTTATAATCAATATGTTATGTTTATTCTGGTTGTGTATGGCCGGCGCTGAACTACATGCAGTGTGCTTTCTGGCGCGCCATGACAAGTTGCCGCGCATTGTTGGTGCATTAACTACTGCCGATTTGGCTGGGCATCGTGTTTTGGCATTCAAGTGGCAAATCCAGCATGCACTATCGTCGTGGTGCTGCAGGTATGACCTGCTTATTGCAGAGATTTCACATCCTTGAGTGTTAATTGAGCGGATTGAGTCATTCTTGAAAAGCAAAGTTAACAATGTTTAACATTTGAACGTACAGTAAAAAATTCAGCATGGGATAATCGCAACGGCGAGGTTCAAGTGCGAGACAGCAAGGATGCCGATGGTGCGTGCTGACTATGCCCGCGCTTACAGGCGCTAACAGATTATCCAAATTGATTTAGCTTGTTCGTAAAGCAACTACACTCAGTGCTGCTATTTTAAAAGGTGTGATATGGAATCAGCTAAAATTATTATCCATGCAGATCCGGATTTGAAAAAACTGATGCCGTTGTTTCTTGACTACTGCCAGCGTGATGTTGACCTGATCAGAGCTGCTTTACCACAAGGGCAATATGAGGCTATTTATGTCACCGGACATAATATGAAAGGCGTCGGCGATAGTTATGGGTTTGCATTTGTGACTGAAATCGGTAATGCGATGGAATTGGCTGCCAGGCAGGAAGATCAAATGAAAATTGGCGATTTGCTGGAACAGCTTGCCGATTATCTTAAACGGGTCGAGGTGGCGTATTCCGGTGATGAAAACGGTTAATTCAGGTCATCACTAACTCGAAAAACTGATTCTGAAAAATCCTGCATACGTTAGGCTGGCATTTCTATTATTTGTATGCAGTCACTGTACTGAAACATCACTTTATCCAGCGCGACGATGTGCTGGCGTGGATGTTGCCTTTTTTACACAAGCGTTAATGCTTCCTGTTTGCTGCCGTTAACAGCGGCAGCAATTCTCTCCATACGTTTTCCATCACTGCACTTTCAGCTGAAGCAACCGGGTGCAGGCCATCGGTCTGGAACAGCTCGGATCTGGTTTCTATGCCGGCTAACAGTGATGGCACTAAGGCGATATGATGGCGTTGTGACAGCGTCACAAATGTCTGCTGGAACTTTACTGTGTAGCTTATGCCATAATTGGATGGCAGGCGTACGCCGACCAGCAGGGTGCGCGCGCCCGATTTGCGGATGAGGGTGATCATCGCGTCGAGATTGGTTTGCATGCTGTTCAGGGGTAAACCGCGTAGCCCGTCATTGGCGCCGAGTGCGAGGATGACGATAGCCGGACGATATTGGGCGAGGGCGGCTGGCAGCCGGGTAAGTCCACCGGCTGTGGTTTCACCGCTGATGCTGGCATTCACTACCCGCCATTTTTGCTGCGAGGCGCTGAGGCGTTGCTGTAATAAATCTGGCCAGGCCTGATGAGCGGCGAGACCATAGCCTGCCGAGAGGCTGTCGCCGAACACCAGTATCACCGGTGCAGCATGTGCCGTACCGGATAGGATGAAGCACAACAACAGCAATAACTTTCTAAAGCCCATGACTACTCCTGCCCATAATTCTATTCTGCATGTCGTTAATCTTGCCAAACAAGTGGTGTTGAACGACGCTGCGCTGACGATATTGCATCCTACCAGCTTCGCCATCCAGCGGGGCGAATCTGTCGCCATCGTGGGTGCGTCCGGCTCCGGTAAATCGACTCTGCTTGGCTTGCTGGCGGGGCTGGATCTGCCGAGCAGCGGCGAAGTATGGCTGGCGGGGCAGTCACTTGGGGCGATGAATGAGGATGGGCGCGCCAGATTGCGCGGTGAATTGATTGGTTTCGTATTTCAGTCGTTTCAGTTATTGCCGACCCTGACCGCGCTGGAAAATGTGATGTTGCCGCTGGAGCTGAATGGCTTGCCTGATGCCAGGAAAAACGCACAACACTGGCTGGAGCGGGTTGGGCTGGCTGATCGTCAGCAGCATCGTGCACAGCAATTATCCGGCGGCGAGCAGCAGCGCGTTGCCATCGCGCGTGCCTTCGCTGTCAATCCGGCGCTGTTGCTGGCGGACGAACCCACCGGCAATCTGGATGCAGATACCGGTGCGCGGGTGATTGATTTGTTGTTTGAGCTTAATCGCGAACAGGGTACTACGCTGGTGCTGGTAACTCATGACAGTCAGCTGGCCGCCCGCTGCAGCCGACGTCTGGCGTTGCATGCCGGGCATCTGGAAGGTCAGGCATGAATATCGTGCGGCTGGCGCTGCGTTTGCTGCTGCGCGATTGGCGGGCGGGTGAACTGCGGGTGCTGGTGCTGGCAGTGCTGATAGCTGTGGCTGGCCTGGCTTCAGTAAATGCCTTTACCGCACGCATGCATCTGGCGCTGAGTCAGGAGAGTAACCGCTTACTGGGGGCGGATCTGGTATTGGCATCCGATCATGCGCTGGCTCCGGCACTGAGCGTTGCGGCACAACGGCGGGGGCTGGTTACGGCACAAACAGCCCAGTTTCCCAGTATGGTGAGTACCGCCAGCGCCAGCAATCTGGCTGAAATCAAGGCGGTAAGCAGCGGTTACCCATTGCGCGGCACGTTACGTATCGCGGACAGTGCATTCGGTGCGGATCGTCCCGTCCGTGATATTCCCCGTCTCGGTACGGTATGGCTGGAGGCGCGGCTGGCCAGTGCGTTACAGCTCAAGCCGGGCGATGCAGTGCAACTCGGTTATAGCCAGCTCAAGGTGGCGGCTATTCTGACCAGCGAGCCGGATCGTGGTGGCAATTTTTTTAATCTGGCACCGCGTTTACTGATGAATCAGCTCGATGTGCCGGCCACCGGTTTGATTACGCTCGGCAGCCGGGTCAATTACCGTTTGCTAATTGCCGGTAAGGGTAATGCGGTAGAGGCTTACCGCACTACGCTGGCAGCGCAGTTGCAGCGTGGTCAGCGCTTGTTGACGGCACGTGATGCCCGACCGGAAATTCGCGATGTGCTCGACAAGGCGGAACGTTATCTGGGGCTGGCGGTATTGCTGGCCGCGCTGCTGGCAGCGGTGGCGATTCTGCTGTCGGCACGGCATTTTTTGCGCCGCCATCTGGATGCATGTGCTTTGCTGCGCTGTTTCGGCGCCAGTCAGCGCACTATCGTTACGCTTTATGCGTTGCAGATTGCGGGGCTGGGCGTGCTGGCAGCAGCGGCGGGGATGGCATTAGGCTATGCCGGGCAAGCGGTATTGGCATCCATACTGGGGCGGCTGGCGCATCTGGATTTGCCGCCAGTTGAACTGCTGCCTTTTTTGCAGGCGGCATTGGCCGGTCTGGTCTTGTTGGCGGGGTTCAGTCTGCCTACCTTATTTATGCTGCGGCGCACGCCGGCATTGCGTATTCTGCGGCGGGATGCGGTGGCAGTTGATGCGCTTGGTGCTGTCAGTTATGTGGCGGGTTTGGCTGCGATGACTGCGCTGCTGTTCTGGCAGGTACGCGATGTGCGGATGACCTTGCTGGTGCTGGCGGGGCTGGCGGCAACTTTGCTGGTGACGGTGTTGTTGTCATGGTGGCTGGTGCTGGCGTCAGGCTGGTTGGGTGCGCGGGGTCATGGCAGCTGGCGGCAGGGCTTGCTTAACTTGCGTCGGCGTTCCGGCAGCAGCGTGATTCAGGTGGCGGCGTTCACGCTGGGCATGCTGGCATTGCTGTTGCTGACAGTGGTGCGTGGGGACTTGTTGAATAACTGGCATTCGACGTTGCCGGCTAACGCACCTAACCGTTTTGTGATCAATATTCAGCCCGATCAGGTAGCGTCGTTACAAGCGTTCTTACGTCAGCATGATTTGGCTGATGCCGAGCTGTATCCGATGATACGTGGGCGCCTGATGGCGATTAACGGGCGGGAAGTGAATAGCGCGAATTATGCTGATCAGCAGACGCAGCGGTTGCTGGACCGGGAATTTAATCTGTCCTATGCCAAACAACTGGATGCTGCGACTGATTTTGTCAGTGGCAGTGGCTGGCGTGAGGCGACTGCTGTACCGCAGTTCTCGGTAGAGCAGGGCATTGCTGACAAGCTGCATCTTAAGCTGGGTGATACATTGCGTTTCGATGTGGGTGGTATGCCGATATCGGCGCGCATTACCAGTTTGCGTAAAGTGAACTGGGATAGTTTTAAAGTGAACTTTTTTGTGGTCGCTAATGCTGCATTATTGCAACATACCTCGGCCAGCTACATCACCAGTTTTTATCTGCCGGCAGCAAAAGTCAGCCTGTTGAATGAGATGGTGCAGGCTTATCCGAACCTGACCGTGATTGACGTCTCAGCCATTATGCAAACCGTACAGGATATGCTGGATCGGGTGAGTGCAGCGGTGCAATTCGTGTTTGTGTTCAGTCTCGCTTCGGGGCTGGTGGTGTTGTATGCCGCACTGGCGGCGACGCGGGATGAGCGTGCGCTGGAAACTGCATTGTGGCGAGTGCTGGGTGCCCGCCGTCAGCAATTGTGGCTGGCGCAGGTCACTGAATTTGCGGCGATTGGCATATTGGCAGGTTTGCTCGCTGCTGCGGGTGCCAGCGCGATCGGCTGGGGGCTGAGTAGCGAGGTATTCAACTTGCCCTATCATGTTGATCCGTTGCTGTGGCTGGTGGCCATGGGTTTGGGAGGCATTGGTGTGGCTGTTGCCGGAGTGGCCGGGTTGTGGGGCATAAGTCGGGTGCCGCCACTGGTGACCTTGCGCGACATTTAGATAGCGGGCGCGTTAGTCGCTGGCGATAGTAGTGTCCCAGATGCGCGTGCAGTTACGCCCGGCTGATTTTGCCGCATACATGGCCTGATCCGCTTGCTGAACGGTTTGTTCCGGGCTGGCATCAGCTTCGAGCAATGCCAGTCCGAAAGAGCCGGTGACGAATATCGGTTTGGGGCCATCATAGGCGACGGCCAGCGTTTGCAGCTTGTGGCGTATGCGTTCTATGGCAGCATAGCTGGTCTGCAGGTCTGTGCCGGGCATGGAAATGAGGAATTTTTCGTGATTTAAGCGGAATACCCGGTCATAAGGCCGTAGCTGATCAACGACATAGCGCACAGCGACTGACAGCGCGCGGTCGCCAATGTCATGGCCGTATGTGTCATTGAGGTGTTTCATGTGATCGAGATTCATCACCGCGATACTGCAGGTTTGAATGTTGCTACGCACTTGTTCTGACAGCTTATGCAGCTCGGTGGTCATCGCGTGTTGTGTTTCAGCACCGGTCAGCGGGTCGCGGTTGTAGAGTATGCCTTCGATTTCCCGTTCCAGGGTTTTGACTTCCAGACGGAACTGTTCCAGACCGATATTGAATTTATCATAGTCGGACAGGGTGATGGTTGCTTCGGTGGTCAGTTTGGTAAGCAATAGCGCGGCTGATTCATGGATATGTTTGTGCGCGGCTCGTAACGGTGCGAAATCTGGATGGTCGCGCAGCGTGGCGGGTGCTTGCTGATAAAACCATAAACCCAGACAGCAATAATGGTGCGCATTGTGCGCCAAATCCCGTTGCTCGCAGGGCAGACGGCCAATAATTGTACGAGTGAGTTCCTTGTGCCATAACTCATGGTTGTACACAGCTTGCTTGAGCTGTTTAAGTGCTGCCTGAAGGACGTCTTCATCAATGTTTAGCATCGCACTCTCTAATTGTTTTAATCAGGTACGTGATGGGTTGCCAACGTTGTTATCATTATTGGATGTAAGGTTTTAATTAAATACTTTATTTTTGTTTTTTACAAGCAGAGTTTGCTTAAACCCGTTCTTGCTATAGATGGATGCTGCGGAATGAGGCTGGGTAGGTTGGCTCAGATTTTGGCGGTGGGCGATGCGGCTAAGTACATGACGACCTTGGTCGTCATATGCTTATTTAGCCAGTGCGCTGCGCAGTAATTCAGCGGTCAGTTCGTTGATGCTGATTTCGCGGGTTTTCGCTAATGTGTTTAATTCGGTAACGAGATCAATGTTGAGTTTGACGGCAAAAGGTACCAGGCCTTGTGCCTGATCAAGCTTGCGCTGCTCACGACGGTCAGGCAATGCGGCATCTGCTGCGGAACGTGTTGGCACCCCGGCTTTTTTCATTTGGTCGTTGATTTTGATGCCGAGGTTTTTGTAGAGGTCGGTTTTTTTCATGATTTTGCCGGTAACGGGGGTAAAGTCGGTATTCTACTCGTGAAGTGTGGGCCATGACGATGTTATAATTCACGGTTTTAAGCACATTGCCCCTATTATGGAAGCCGAACGCCTTAATCAGATAGACTCCCTGTTGACCGACCTGGCTCAACGTACCGTAGAACTTCGGAGGTATCTTTGACTTCGATACCAAGTCAAATCGCTTAGAAGAAGTTAATGTCCTCGCCGAAGATCCGGCGATCTGGAATGATCAAAAGCGCGCCCAGGAACTGGGTCGCGAGAAAAAATCCCTGGAAAACGTCGTATTGACGATACAAAGTCTGGAGCAAGGCTTGCGTGATGGACGCGACCTGTTCGACATGGCGCGCGAAGAAAATGACGACGATACGCTGGAAGCGGTCGGCGAAGATGTTGCCGCGCTGGAAAAGACAGTCGAAGGCATGGAATTCCGCCGCATGTTCGCTAATCCGATGGATCCTAATAACTGCTTTATCGATATTCAATCGGGCGCTGGTGGTACCGAGGCTTGCGACTGGGCGTCGATGTTGTTGCGCCAGTATTTGCGCTATTGTGAGCGCAAAGGCTTCAAGACAGAAGTGCTGGAAGTTTCCGACGGCGATGTGGCTGGCGTGAAGTCGGCCAGTATCAAGGTGGATGGTGAATATGCCTACGGTTTCCTGCGCTCCGAAACAGGTGTGCACCGGCTGGTGCGCAAGTCGCCGTTCGATTCGTCCGGCGGTCGTCATACTTCGTTTGCCAGCGTGTTCGTGTATCCCGAAGTGGATGATTCGATCGAGGTCGATATCAATCCGGCGGATTTGCGTGTGGACACTTACCGCGCCAGTGGTGCTGGTGGTCAGCACATCAATAAAACCGATTCCGCTGTGCGGATCACGCATATTCCGACCGGTATCGTGGTGCAGTGCCAGAACGACCGTTCGCAGCACAAAAACCGTGCCGAAGCCATGTCCATGCTCAAATCGCGCATGTACGAAGCTGAACTGCGCAAGCGTCAGGCCGAACAGGATAAGCTGGAAGCAGGCAAATCCGATGTGGGCTGGGGGCATCAGATCCGCTCTTATGTGCTTGATCAATCACGCATCAAGGATTTGCGTACCAACGTTGAAATATCCAACACCCAGAAAGTCCTCGATGGCGATCTGGATGAATTTATCCAAGCCAGTTTGAAACAAGGGGT encodes the following:
- a CDS encoding GyrI-like domain-containing protein, whose translation is MIKKNWLAFVFAFVLPILLTFWWWGGFNHANVQEVQSEPLHYAYTEYYGDYGNLSDVQQKVFAALRAQKVEPGKSITILYADPRTTKKHDQHARIGYLVAPTAQVKEPIKTDDLPARQVLRAEVQASMLLAPGMAYQGLHDYLKPKGKDIQMPSVEIYTAGSTINQMGVLTVDTPN
- a CDS encoding MBL fold metallo-hydrolase, with translation MMLAKLFVVMCVFWSGWVQAAEYAAVSVPMVPIKVGKHSYYVQGMAGAASSENQGYMSNAGFVVTKDSVLVFDTLGTPSLAAELVKQIRKITPLPIKRVIISHFHADHYYGLQVFKELGAESWAHKNGQGAVDSDAAAERLAQRRETLFPWVDENTRLLPADKWLDGDTDFEMGGLHFQLRFVGPAHSAEDMAMLVKEDGVLYTGDLVFRGRVPFVGDADSKAWLADLQKLVALKPRVMVAGHGAASVKPQADLKFTRDYLTFLRKTMGQAVADLVPFDEAYAHTDWSKYAKLPAFEQANRPNAYNTYLLMEKESLAQ
- a CDS encoding secretin N-terminal domain-containing protein; its protein translation is MKRIGLIVLTCLALQGWAGELEVIQLQNRSVEEVLPVLQPLLEPGATLTGMNDQLILRASDRNRAEIRKVLARIDTAPRQLVIYVRQNMAQDSLQRGIGASGTVALGNGVQISQPGSASRPKVSPSTSVHINVEDSQRRSQDAADQMVRVMDGGSAYISAGVSVPIPLRSVYLSPTGAVISESTVYQDLASGFYATPRLIGGRVSIDISPQQNTPMQGMYGAQAVQRLYTTVQTRLGEWVQIGGADSTASGQNRQLFGGNNQTSSTRRSIWLKVEAE
- a CDS encoding TlpA family protein disulfide reductase, whose translation is MKTYQNWTLLLISWLLPVTLWAQDSARPAGLVTLDGRAAPALVLSNMDGRSTNLQALRGKWVLVHFWASWCGPCRREMPTLQALQHKLKGSRIALVLVNTAESDDEVFSFMPTVAPELNTLMDRDGLTTERWQPRGLPSTFIVDPTGHLRYLALGGRDWASAEYFAFLQSLPSH
- a CDS encoding diguanylate cyclase domain-containing protein — its product is MKRKCSEIACWTLAIMLGLFFITVLLVSGQNQRGWVNIPLHAVIETAGVFAAWMLAALLSALHSNNTFNYRITTAMGLSAMGVLDLFHAAIAPGSTFIWLHGFAMLFGGLLFMGVYLSRLRFGKNMQFVLPIISGTTAAITGLLLIRFTGFLPNAFKNDQFAPEILLVNVLGGSMFLIAARRFYGHYKDNRTPEALLFTLMSFMFGIAGLAFPYSSIWNATWWIWHLLRLAAYSLSLGYAAYVFLETFKHLRNSETMLKTVLGSLDSGIITVNAQGEILNCNPAVERMFGYSASSLTGSHAMQLVRQSQDCSLGLRADGSSFPVDIDISDITQDGNPLFILQIIDITERSKKEQQLHYQAEHDALTQLPNRLLLIDRLTQSIAQAHRHGKMFAVMFIDLDNFKPINDEYGHHAGDTILKQVASQLKQCIREGDTAARLGGDEFVLIILDISSVSDCEKVAAKILHDISGEFELEGKPRQISCSIGISLYPQHGHDAATLVIQADKAMYLAKMNGRNNYRLYNAPEKTINTPSIIEAA
- a CDS encoding Hpt domain-containing protein, with translation MESAKIIIHADPDLKKLMPLFLDYCQRDVDLIRAALPQGQYEAIYVTGHNMKGVGDSYGFAFVTEIGNAMELAARQEDQMKIGDLLEQLADYLKRVEVAYSGDENG
- a CDS encoding arylesterase, whose amino-acid sequence is MGFRKLLLLLCFILSGTAHAAPVILVFGDSLSAGYGLAAHQAWPDLLQQRLSASQQKWRVVNASISGETTAGGLTRLPAALAQYRPAIVILALGANDGLRGLPLNSMQTNLDAMITLIRKSGARTLLVGVRLPSNYGISYTVKFQQTFVTLSQRHHIALVPSLLAGIETRSELFQTDGLHPVASAESAVMENVWRELLPLLTAANRKH
- a CDS encoding ABC transporter ATP-binding protein, encoding MTTPAHNSILHVVNLAKQVVLNDAALTILHPTSFAIQRGESVAIVGASGSGKSTLLGLLAGLDLPSSGEVWLAGQSLGAMNEDGRARLRGELIGFVFQSFQLLPTLTALENVMLPLELNGLPDARKNAQHWLERVGLADRQQHRAQQLSGGEQQRVAIARAFAVNPALLLADEPTGNLDADTGARVIDLLFELNREQGTTLVLVTHDSQLAARCSRRLALHAGHLEGQA